In the genome of Gadus morhua chromosome 14, gadMor3.0, whole genome shotgun sequence, one region contains:
- the nae1 gene encoding NEDD8-activating enzyme E1 regulatory subunit, translating to MAATKASKEQKYDRQLRLWGDHGQEVLENAHVCLINATASGTEILKNLVLPGIGAFTIIDGHTVLGEDVGNNFFLSQNSIGRNRAQAATELLQELNSDVSGNFVEESADQLLDNDPEFFHRFSIVIGVQLSESTRLRLGSVLWAVGVPFLVCWTYGLMGYMRLVVKEHTVIESHPDNALEDLRLDRPFSELTDHIQSYQLESMEKKDHSHTPWIVIIAKFLETWLTEHDGQPPKNYKEKEAFRQMIREGILKKENGVREDEENFEEAVKNVNTALNPTKVPSSVEDLFNSEQCTNITSQSAAFWVMLRAVKEFVLHEGKGCLPARGTIPDMISDSQRFINLQNVYRDKALQDAAAVAKHVESLLQTTGKTPETLSEKDIKLFCKNAAFLRVVHCRSLAEEYAVESVNKDEITSCMDSPDSEMVLYLMLRSVDRFYQQHSRYPGVYNYQVEEDISKLKLCVTSLLQEYNLNVSIKDDYIHEFCRYGAAEPHTVAAFLGGAAAQEVIKMVSHQFVPFNNTFIYNAMSQTSATYQL from the exons ATGGCAGCTACTAAAGCATCAAAAGAGCAGAAATATGACAGGCAGCTGAG ACTGTGGGGAGACCATGGACAGGAGGTTCTGGAGAACGCCCACGTCTGTCTCATCAACGCCACCGCATCAGGGACAGAGATCCTTAAAAACCTTGTACTTCCAG GCATAGGAGCTTTTACCATCATTGACGGCCACACAGTCTTAGGAGAAGATGTGGGAAACAA CTTTTTCCTCAGCCAAAACAGCATAGGAAGG AACCGGGCCCAGGCTGCTACTGAGCTGCTCCAGGAGCTGAATAGTGATGTCTCTGGAAACTTTGTTGAGGAA AGTGCGGACCAGCTGTTGGACAATGACCCCGAGTTCTTCCACAGGTTCTCCATCGTTATTGGGGTTCAGCTTTCAGAAAG CACGCGCCTGAGGCTCGGCTCGGTTCTGTGGGCCGTTGGCGTTCCCTTCCTGGTCTGTTGGACCTATGGCCTCATGGGCTACATGAGGCTTGTGGTGAAGGAGCATACAG TCATAGAGTCTCACCCAGACAATGCCCTGGAAGATCTCCGGTTGGACCGGCCCTTCTCTGAACTCACCGACCACATCCAGTCGTACCAGCTGGAAAGCATGGagaagaag GATCACAGTCACACCCCCTGGATTGTCATCATTGCCAAGTTCCTGGAGACGTGGCTCACAGAG CATGATGGTCAGCCACCCAAAAACTACAAGGAGAAGGAAGCCTTCAGACAAATGATCCGAGAAG GAATCTTGAAGAAGGAGAATGGTGTtcgagaggatgaggagaactTTGAAGAGGCTGTCAAGAACGTCAACACGGCTTTAAACCCAACCAAG GTTCCCAGCTCGGTGGAGGATCTATTCAACAGCGAACAATGTACTAACATCACATCCCAG AGCGCAGCCTTCTGGGTGATGCTCAGGGCCGTGAAGGAGTTTGTCCTGCATGAAGGCAAGGGATGCCTTCCCGCTCGAGGCACCATCCCAGATATGATCTCAGACTCCCAGAGGTTCATCAACCTGCAAAATGT GTACCGGGACAAAGCCCTGCAGGACGCTGCAGCTGTGGCCAAACATGTGGAGTCCCTCCTGCAGACTACTGGGAAG ACCCCCGAGACCCTGTCAGAGAAGGACATCAAACTGTTTT GTAAGAACGCTGCCTTCCTGAGAGTGGTACATTGCAGGTCTCTGGCTGAGGAATACGCGGTGGAATCTGTGAACAAAGATGAAATCA CCTCCTGTATGGACAGCCCAGACAGTGAGATGGTCCTCTACCTGATGCTGCGCTCCGTCGACCGCTTCTACCAGCAGCACTCCCGCTACCCCG GGGTGTATAACTACCAAGTGGAGGAGGACATCAGTAAGCTGAAGTTGTGTGTGACCTCGCTTCTCCAGGAATACAACCTCAACGTCAGCATCAAAGACGATTACATCCATGAGTT CTGTCGCTATGGTGCTGCTGAACCTCACACAGTCGCTGCTTTTCTGGGCG GGGCGGCGGCCCAGGAAGTGATCAAGATGGTCAGCCATCAGTTTGTCCCATTCAACAACACGTTCATCTACAACGCCATGTCCCAGACCTCGGCCACCTACCAGCTGTAG